TGTAATTAGAAAATATTTGATTTAAATCATATCCTTCTGGATATAGCTTAGAGGCTTTAATCTCTAATTTTAACCTTTTGTGGTTCACACTAATAAATTCTTCATTAAATAAAATAGTTACATTGTTGTATGCGTCTCTTTCTTTGTAAACAATGGCACTTTCCTTCTTGTCAATCCAAAGAACCTTATCTCCTACATTAAATTTATAACCTTCATCTTTGTGTTTTTCAATATTCTTTTCATTGATAATTTTACTGTTTCTTATTAATTCATAATTATAATTTTTGTTTTCCATGTAGCTTCTAGCTCTTTCAATTACATTATCTGAAATACCCATTTTCTTTGATATATAAAGAGCGTTACTATCGCCTGTCTTTCCTATATTAAGCCTATATAATGGATCTAATGTGTCACGTCTGAACTCCATTGCTGCATTTTCAAAGTCCGGGTGCTGCTCTGAAAAGTTCTTAATCTCTCCATAATGAGTGGTTGCTACTGTTATACATCCCTTATGATACACTTCCTCTAAAATAGCTATTGCTAAAGCCGCACCTTCATTTGGTTCTGTTCCGCTGCCAATTTCATCAAACAGCAGTAATGTTGACTTATTGCTTTCCCTTACTATATAAGCTAAGTTCTTCACATGGGATGAAAAAGTGCTTAACGCATTTTCTACACTTTGATTATCGCCTATATCTACAAATATCTTGTTAAATACAGCGATTTCTGTACCTTCTTCAGCACTTATATGGAAGCCCGATTGAACTGCAAGTGTCAATAGCCCTAAAGTTTTTAAAACCACTGTTTTTCCTCCTGCATTGGGTCCCGTAATTATCAATGACCTATATTCTTTTCCTATTTCAAAGTCTAAAGGTACTCCATTTTTAATTAAAGGATATCCTCCTTTAACTATTTTTATATAACCATGCCCATTTAGTTTAGGCTTTATCCCTTTTATATCGCTGCTATATTTTACTTTTGCCCATATCATATCGTATTCAGCTATTACCTCTATATTTATTTTAATTTCTTTTATTTTTTCATATAGCATTTCTGTTAAGGTAGCTAATATTTTATATTCCTCTAAGGTCTCTTCAATCCTTAATTCTGATAGTTCAGAAGCGTATCTAGCTACCACATCTGGTTCTACAAACACAGTGCTGCCCTTTAATGAGGTTTCAACAATTTTACCTTGAACTTTATTTTTAAAGGCAGTTTTTATAGGCACTGTATATTTTCCATTTCTTTGACTTACAAAAAATTCTTGTATATACTCCTTGTTCACAGGGTTTTCCAAAAATTTCTCAAGTCTTTTTTTTATTTGATCTTCGCATATATCAATTCGTTTTCTTATTTTTTTAAGCTCTTTCGAAGCATTTGAAGCTACTCTATTCCCTGATATTGACGTATTTATTTCTTCTTCTATATAACTTAAATCTGTTATATTTAGGCTGTAGGAGCTTAAAGTTGGAGCATACCCTTCCTTGCCCTTCATAAATAATTTAAGCTTTCTTGAGCCTCTTAAAAAGTTTTCCATCATACTTAAATCTTCTGGAGCTAGAGATGCACCTTTTTCTATTTTTTCTATGAGTGGCTTTACATTAAATATTCCGTCAAATGGTATATGATAAGAAGCATCTAAAAGTGTCCTTCCCTCAGAGGTTTCATCTAACCTTCTATTTACCACATCTATATTTATACTTGGTTCTAACTTATCTATTAAGGCTTTACCCAGGCCACTTGCACAATATCCTTTTACTATTTCTTTTAATTCATGGTAATGTAGTTTTTCTAGCGTTGTATTATCCATTTTGAAATTCCTTCCTCAACTTTATTCAAGTCAACGAAACCTGGGTAGATTTCACGGTATTAATTGTAAAATAAAAAAGCCATGGATACTCCACAGCTTTAATTACAAAATTAATAAAGGGTAATAACCCCAAAAGTAGTTTCGTGGACTTGTATCTATAAATAGTAATTAACTCCATAACAATTAGAAGTCCTATAACCTCAATTTTGGAATTAATATTAAGTTACCTATTTTAGATACTAAACACTCACAAAATTACCTCTCTTTTTTGAAATCTACCTAATATTAAATATTATATATCAACGTATCCACTTTATCAACATATATAATAAAGAAAAAAGCCAGAAACGCTTTCTTTATATTACATTGATGTTTCCTCAATTAATATATAATATTTTTATTTATATTTATTGCAGTCAATGAATTAAAAAAATAGTTCAGATGCACAGGAAATAATATTGCTCACTTCCTTTGAAAGTTCATCAATAGAATACTCAAGATCACCACGAAACCACACTTGGAACATATTAATAATTCCACCTGCAAAGAAATTTACTCGTATGCGAA
This DNA window, taken from Clostridium acetobutylicum ATCC 824, encodes the following:
- a CDS encoding endonuclease MutS2; the protein is MDNTTLEKLHYHELKEIVKGYCASGLGKALIDKLEPSINIDVVNRRLDETSEGRTLLDASYHIPFDGIFNVKPLIEKIEKGASLAPEDLSMMENFLRGSRKLKLFMKGKEGYAPTLSSYSLNITDLSYIEEEINTSISGNRVASNASKELKKIRKRIDICEDQIKKRLEKFLENPVNKEYIQEFFVSQRNGKYTVPIKTAFKNKVQGKIVETSLKGSTVFVEPDVVARYASELSELRIEETLEEYKILATLTEMLYEKIKEIKINIEVIAEYDMIWAKVKYSSDIKGIKPKLNGHGYIKIVKGGYPLIKNGVPLDFEIGKEYRSLIITGPNAGGKTVVLKTLGLLTLAVQSGFHISAEEGTEIAVFNKIFVDIGDNQSVENALSTFSSHVKNLAYIVRESNKSTLLLFDEIGSGTEPNEGAALAIAILEEVYHKGCITVATTHYGEIKNFSEQHPDFENAAMEFRRDTLDPLYRLNIGKTGDSNALYISKKMGISDNVIERARSYMENKNYNYELIRNSKIINEKNIEKHKDEGYKFNVGDKVLWIDKKESAIVYKERDAYNNVTILFNEEFISVNHKRLKLEIKASKLYPEGYDLNQIFSNYKKRKLERDIERGSKKALKELKKNRLK